In a single window of the uncultured Pseudodesulfovibrio sp. genome:
- a CDS encoding HEAT repeat domain-containing protein → MLDFRHMFTPHKLILPLMCVLALSIVSAQPAAASNSDASSIAAMLGSADAGERTMGLTALRRCGQAALPGLLSGLSAPDAAVRRGAVYGLALQPSPALAMDALLEALGDPDPTVRFVAAQTLARMGGQAAPAVAEKLSSPEDRVRVAASLCLTRMGHDAVPALSELLRHDNPSIQAKAAWLLGAMGSDAKPAVPALIRALGTTDMRLVHVIAESLDLIGPDPALVFRQMTLLGSEGVNQPFSRLGAAAAPTLVRLLARPGTPMGQMALYTLARMGRLAEPALRSVLATGTDGQKAAAALLLTGIDPDLARTLPKDLRRSLSGALHQN, encoded by the coding sequence ATGTTGGACTTTCGACATATGTTCACGCCCCACAAGCTGATCCTGCCGCTAATGTGCGTCCTGGCCCTGTCCATTGTCTCCGCCCAACCCGCTGCGGCTTCGAATTCGGATGCGTCGAGCATCGCCGCCATGCTGGGCAGTGCGGACGCCGGGGAACGGACCATGGGACTGACGGCCCTGCGCCGCTGTGGACAGGCGGCCCTGCCCGGGTTGTTGAGCGGACTTTCGGCCCCGGATGCCGCCGTGAGACGCGGCGCGGTTTACGGCCTGGCCCTGCAACCCTCGCCCGCCCTGGCCATGGACGCTCTGCTCGAAGCTCTGGGCGACCCGGACCCCACGGTCCGTTTTGTGGCCGCACAGACTCTGGCCCGGATGGGAGGACAGGCCGCGCCGGCTGTGGCCGAGAAACTGTCCAGCCCCGAAGATCGGGTCCGCGTGGCCGCTTCCCTGTGCCTGACTCGCATGGGACATGACGCGGTCCCGGCCCTGAGCGAACTGCTGCGACACGACAACCCTTCGATCCAGGCCAAGGCGGCCTGGCTGCTCGGGGCCATGGGCTCCGATGCCAAGCCCGCCGTCCCGGCCCTGATTCGGGCGCTGGGGACAACGGACATGCGCCTTGTCCACGTCATAGCCGAGTCGCTGGACCTCATCGGCCCGGACCCGGCGCTGGTATTTAGACAAATGACATTGCTCGGCAGCGAGGGGGTCAACCAACCGTTTTCGCGCCTGGGCGCGGCCGCGGCACCGACCCTGGTCAGACTGCTCGCCCGGCCCGGCACGCCCATGGGTCAGATGGCCCTCTACACTCTGGCGCGTATGGGGAGGCTGGCCGAACCCGCCTTGCGTTCGGTCCTTGCCACGGGTACAGACGGACAGAAAGCGGCCGCCGCCCTGCTTCTGACCGGCATCGACCCGGATCTGGCGCGCACCCTCCCCAAGGACCTCCGCCGTTCCCTGAGCGGCGCCCTTCACCAAAACTGA
- a CDS encoding DUF5675 family protein translates to MKKVDIIRLEKSEEGTFGVLRLDGRVQCVTLEPPDRDNRVGKSCIPAGTYACRRVDSPTFGPTFEVADVPGRTAILFHQGNVARDTHGCILLGSRFGRLGSERGVLDSRSAFREFLSDCADAQTFQFTINE, encoded by the coding sequence ATGAAGAAAGTTGATATTATCAGATTGGAAAAAAGTGAGGAAGGCACTTTCGGAGTCCTTCGGTTGGACGGACGGGTGCAGTGCGTCACCCTGGAGCCGCCTGATCGGGACAACAGGGTGGGTAAGTCGTGCATCCCTGCCGGAACATACGCCTGTCGCCGAGTGGATTCGCCCACTTTCGGCCCGACCTTCGAGGTGGCCGACGTGCCTGGACGAACCGCCATTCTCTTTCACCAGGGCAATGTGGCTCGCGACACGCACGGGTGTATTCTGCTCGGAAGCCGCTTCGGTCGGCTCGGCTCTGAACGCGGCGTGCTCGATTCGCGATCGGCCTTCAGGGAGTTTCTGTCCGATTGCGCCGATGCGCAAACCTTCCAATTCACCATCAATGAGTAA
- a CDS encoding thioredoxin domain-containing protein yields MTTDTRLIVCPHCGAINRVQTGREAEATCGKCRDKVFENHPLELVGATFDRHIAKSQVPTLVDFYSPTCGPCLMMGPQFADAAKTLFPQVRLAKIDTSAEQTIAARFGIQAVPTLILFKNGQEIARQPGAMNARDIAAWAKQHL; encoded by the coding sequence ATGACCACCGATACCCGACTCATCGTCTGCCCCCACTGCGGGGCCATCAACCGCGTCCAGACCGGCCGTGAGGCCGAAGCCACCTGCGGCAAATGCCGCGACAAGGTCTTTGAGAATCACCCGCTCGAACTCGTGGGAGCCACCTTCGACCGGCACATCGCCAAGTCCCAGGTCCCCACCCTCGTGGATTTCTATTCGCCCACCTGCGGCCCCTGCCTGATGATGGGCCCCCAGTTCGCCGATGCCGCCAAGACCCTGTTCCCCCAGGTCCGGCTGGCCAAAATCGACACCTCGGCAGAACAGACCATCGCCGCCCGCTTCGGTATCCAGGCCGTGCCCACACTCATCCTGTTCAAAAACGGACAGGAAATCGCCCGCCAACCCGGCGCCATGAACGCCCGCGACATCGCGGCCTGGGCGAAGCAGCATTTGTAG
- a CDS encoding CBS and ACT domain-containing protein, translating into MLVVNWMSTDVVTITPERSMMKASKLMKDKSISRLPVVDENGAILGIVSDRDVKDASPSKATTLDVHELYYLLSEIKVGDIMTKKVVTIRDTETVEKAAVLMLEGNFGGLPVVDEENKVVGIITDTDIFKVLVEISGIYEGGAQFCLRLSTAPGSLRPVLAFLKDHGARIMSIMTHNVPESEGFKNVYIRIRDMEKPEFKRLKQDLAETFDVVYWAVDSAHNVI; encoded by the coding sequence ATGCTGGTAGTCAACTGGATGAGCACAGACGTCGTCACCATTACCCCCGAGCGGTCCATGATGAAGGCCTCCAAGCTCATGAAGGACAAGTCCATCAGCCGACTCCCCGTAGTGGATGAGAACGGCGCGATCCTGGGCATCGTTTCGGACCGCGACGTCAAGGACGCCTCCCCGTCCAAGGCCACGACCCTGGACGTGCATGAGCTGTACTACCTCCTGTCCGAGATCAAGGTCGGGGACATCATGACCAAGAAGGTGGTCACCATCCGCGACACCGAGACCGTTGAAAAGGCCGCCGTGCTCATGCTCGAAGGCAACTTCGGCGGACTGCCCGTGGTGGATGAAGAAAACAAGGTAGTGGGCATCATCACCGATACCGACATCTTCAAGGTCCTGGTCGAAATCTCCGGCATCTACGAAGGCGGCGCCCAGTTCTGCCTGCGTCTGTCCACCGCCCCCGGCAGCCTGCGCCCGGTGCTGGCCTTCCTCAAGGACCACGGCGCGCGCATCATGTCGATCATGACCCACAACGTGCCCGAGTCCGAAGGATTCAAGAACGTGTACATACGCATCCGCGACATGGAAAAGCCCGAGTTCAAACGCCTCAAGCAGGATCTCGCGGAAACCTTCGATGTCGTCTACTGGGCCGTGGATTCCGCCCACAACGTCATCTAA
- a CDS encoding sugar phosphate isomerase/epimerase, with protein sequence MGEDAVGPGGPQILLSAGCLFHLPLKLVARIGREAGFAGMELIMNSPKLAPQAGLAAISDILPIRSLHAPFRDWAAWGGHLNSWRATTALANSLPEADHIVMHPPGSRLANMIQNRWFEKAVDLPLLLDAKGRIRFSLENMPWAESSPFGRDPLDKLMAQCRDKNVGLTFDVCHMGVSGRNVLEAIDKVPLDLLYNVHFSDAVGYTEHLAPGKGALPLNDFLARLGKRGYEGYITLELEPGAFPDDVDGTVELLTSLRRDMEARLTIGRRK encoded by the coding sequence ATGGGAGAAGACGCAGTCGGCCCGGGCGGCCCCCAGATTCTGCTGTCGGCGGGTTGTTTGTTCCACCTGCCGCTCAAGCTCGTGGCGCGCATCGGCCGAGAGGCCGGATTCGCGGGTATGGAGTTGATCATGAACTCGCCCAAGCTCGCCCCGCAGGCCGGGCTGGCCGCAATCAGCGACATTCTGCCCATCCGCAGCCTGCACGCCCCCTTCCGCGACTGGGCGGCCTGGGGCGGTCACCTCAATTCCTGGCGCGCAACCACGGCCCTGGCCAACTCCCTGCCCGAGGCGGACCATATCGTCATGCATCCGCCGGGCTCGCGGCTGGCCAACATGATCCAGAACCGCTGGTTCGAAAAGGCCGTGGATCTGCCTCTGCTTCTGGATGCCAAGGGCCGCATACGCTTCTCGCTCGAAAACATGCCCTGGGCCGAAAGCTCACCTTTCGGCCGCGACCCTTTGGACAAGCTCATGGCGCAATGCCGGGACAAGAACGTGGGCCTGACCTTCGACGTCTGCCACATGGGCGTGTCGGGCCGCAACGTGCTGGAAGCCATCGATAAAGTACCGCTCGACTTGCTTTACAACGTCCACTTCTCCGACGCTGTCGGGTATACGGAACACCTCGCTCCGGGCAAAGGCGCGCTGCCCCTGAACGACTTCCTGGCACGCCTTGGCAAACGAGGCTACGAGGGATACATTACTCTCGAACTGGAACCGGGCGCCTTCCCCGACGACGTGGACGGCACCGTTGAATTACTCACCAGCCTGCGCCGCGACATGGAGGCACGGCTGACAATCGGCCGGAGAAAATGA
- a CDS encoding S24/S26 family peptidase yields the protein MGFTDDVRQALLNRIGPGKRYPNNKRMADELGVDPSQLNRFLKRERGLNSDSLGNILDRVGVTLAFCDEPADATREVCFRPPDKGRAGGGPAEPKADDYLAVPLAASSVAASSGLVPEDSVEGWILVWRHQESIRFRSNLVAVEVERGEQAMTPTLHPGDIVLVDRDDRDPCPAGKIMLVREPGEDGAVHIRRVSTRRLDDDVELIYYSDNSREHPPATFRLTRDFGGDIAAAIGGNVVWSWSDMTRK from the coding sequence ATGGGCTTTACCGATGACGTGCGCCAAGCGCTCCTCAACCGGATCGGGCCGGGAAAACGGTACCCCAACAACAAGCGAATGGCCGACGAACTCGGAGTCGATCCTTCACAGCTCAACCGCTTTCTCAAGCGGGAACGGGGTCTTAACAGCGACTCGCTGGGGAACATCCTGGACCGTGTGGGAGTGACCCTGGCCTTTTGCGACGAACCGGCCGACGCCACCCGCGAGGTCTGCTTTCGTCCGCCCGACAAGGGCAGGGCCGGAGGCGGCCCGGCCGAACCCAAAGCGGACGACTACCTGGCCGTTCCCCTGGCCGCCTCGTCCGTAGCCGCGTCCTCGGGGCTGGTTCCGGAGGATAGCGTGGAAGGCTGGATTCTCGTCTGGCGCCACCAGGAGTCCATCCGCTTCCGATCGAACCTGGTGGCTGTCGAAGTGGAACGGGGCGAGCAGGCCATGACCCCGACACTGCACCCGGGCGACATCGTCCTAGTGGACCGCGACGACCGGGACCCCTGCCCGGCGGGCAAGATCATGCTCGTCAGAGAGCCGGGCGAGGATGGCGCCGTGCATATCCGGCGGGTCAGCACCCGGCGGCTGGACGATGACGTGGAGCTGATCTACTACTCGGACAACAGCCGCGAACACCCGCCCGCCACCTTCCGGCTCACCAGGGACTTCGGCGGAGACATCGCCGCGGCCATCGGCGGGAACGTGGTCTGGTCCTGGAGCGACATGACCCGGAAATAG
- a CDS encoding SH3 domain-containing protein yields MRRPGLPALSIRFLLAALLLIGAGCAVRGTDEPLTLPTQDAGAYHGLPGDGLLMAPEVQDVAWADFLARHFDPWERTRPEYPADKVFWGLEAFADTQAYGENLQPRDPGWLDAMAAASRVDAYPSLNRRAIALVNTAMRVLPTEKPAFGDPRRAGEGFPFDYLQNSLVLAGTPLYASHESADRAWVLVESRFAYGWVRRVDIAWVDDAFAKTFRSGRYVAVVKEGVPLEDTDGVFRFKGFIGTMLPVADDAQTAGDQRITVMLPASNAQGRAVVRYAHVASGDVLPAPLAPTPDNFAMLANRMLGEPYGWGGLYTDRDCSATLMDLMAGFGIFLPRNSSQQAKLGWVEPLDGEPDAAKKARLLENGVPFLTLVRKPGHIMLYIGSKDGEPMVLQTIWGLKTKYRGVEGRKIIGQTVISTLEPGTNLRHLARPEGVLLHTVRSFNTLP; encoded by the coding sequence ATGCGTCGCCCCGGCCTGCCTGCGCTTTCAATACGGTTCCTGCTCGCGGCCCTGCTCCTGATCGGTGCGGGGTGCGCGGTGCGAGGAACGGATGAGCCGCTGACGCTGCCCACGCAGGACGCCGGGGCGTATCACGGCTTGCCCGGAGACGGTTTGCTCATGGCCCCGGAGGTTCAGGATGTGGCCTGGGCGGACTTTCTTGCGCGCCACTTCGACCCCTGGGAGCGAACCCGGCCTGAATACCCGGCGGACAAGGTCTTCTGGGGGCTGGAGGCCTTTGCGGACACGCAGGCGTACGGCGAAAACCTGCAGCCGCGAGATCCGGGCTGGCTCGATGCCATGGCCGCTGCCTCGAGGGTGGACGCGTATCCGAGTCTGAACCGGCGGGCCATTGCCCTGGTCAACACGGCCATGCGGGTCCTGCCCACGGAAAAACCCGCCTTTGGCGACCCGCGCAGGGCGGGCGAGGGCTTTCCTTTCGACTACCTGCAGAACTCCCTGGTCCTGGCCGGGACGCCGCTGTACGCAAGCCACGAGAGCGCGGACCGCGCCTGGGTGCTGGTGGAATCGCGCTTCGCCTATGGCTGGGTGCGGCGCGTGGACATTGCCTGGGTGGACGACGCCTTTGCCAAAACATTCCGGTCCGGCCGATACGTGGCCGTGGTCAAAGAGGGAGTGCCCCTGGAGGATACGGACGGCGTGTTCCGCTTCAAAGGCTTTATCGGCACCATGCTGCCCGTTGCGGACGACGCCCAGACCGCCGGGGATCAGCGTATCACTGTCATGCTTCCGGCAAGCAACGCGCAGGGCCGGGCGGTCGTTCGCTACGCCCATGTGGCGTCCGGCGACGTGCTTCCCGCGCCGCTTGCGCCCACGCCGGACAATTTCGCCATGCTGGCCAACCGTATGCTCGGCGAGCCCTACGGCTGGGGCGGACTGTACACGGACCGGGACTGCTCGGCCACGCTCATGGACCTGATGGCCGGGTTCGGCATCTTCCTGCCGCGCAATTCGAGCCAGCAGGCCAAGCTCGGCTGGGTGGAGCCGCTTGACGGTGAGCCCGACGCGGCCAAAAAAGCTCGGCTGCTCGAGAATGGCGTGCCGTTCCTGACGCTGGTGCGCAAGCCAGGGCATATCATGCTCTACATCGGCTCAAAGGACGGCGAGCCCATGGTTTTACAGACCATTTGGGGGCTCAAGACCAAGTATCGAGGCGTCGAGGGACGAAAAATCATCGGTCAAACCGTGATCTCCACCCTGGAGCCGGGGACGAACCTCCGCCACCTGGCCCGACCGGAGGGCGTGCTTCTGCACACGGTCCGGTCCTTCAACACCTTGCCCTGA
- a CDS encoding PaaI family thioesterase — translation MPKAYLEAVRQQGQTVNHLFAFLGLQAETFEPDRAVLRLPFRPELTQGAGMVAGGILTTLLDETMAHAVLAGNQPGQQTTTVDLSVSFLRGVKPGSDLICEARVVKRGSRVLFAEASASSDGREVARATASFLLLV, via the coding sequence ATGCCCAAAGCCTACCTTGAAGCGGTCCGCCAGCAGGGACAGACCGTGAACCACCTCTTCGCCTTTCTGGGCCTGCAAGCGGAGACCTTCGAACCCGACAGGGCCGTGCTCAGACTCCCGTTCCGCCCTGAACTGACACAGGGAGCAGGCATGGTCGCTGGCGGCATCCTGACCACCCTGCTCGACGAAACCATGGCCCATGCCGTCCTCGCGGGTAACCAGCCCGGCCAGCAGACCACCACCGTGGACCTGTCCGTCAGCTTCCTTCGAGGGGTGAAGCCCGGCTCGGACCTGATCTGCGAGGCCCGCGTGGTCAAACGCGGCAGCCGCGTCCTGTTCGCCGAGGCCTCCGCATCGTCCGATGGCCGGGAAGTGGCCCGGGCCACGGCCTCGTTCCTGCTCCTGGTCTGA
- a CDS encoding tetratricopeptide repeat protein, translating to MRIYALIVFLCLILLAPGCAEKQTPPVAPPTSEELAAQRREAQAADALSEAMQLQHDGEFLDVDTALDYLNQALELDPDLATARYYRATILFSKGRTSEALVDVNRTIELKPDHVKAYYTRGSILLSMGRFREAARDFTEVIQHDPSIAEAFVRRGLCYMQLHREDEAIDDFGSALALNPANLEANYNRGMAYLARKEYEAAFSDLSQAFILDSDNVQLLSARAQTLLKLGRYKQAARDYRRATQLEPSQSTLFGLLGEALAGAGEMDDAIAAVEKALTIARARGDNFLATQYTDQLRQYRDKTYP from the coding sequence ATGCGCATATACGCCCTGATTGTTTTTCTCTGCCTGATCCTGCTCGCGCCGGGCTGCGCGGAGAAGCAAACGCCCCCTGTTGCGCCGCCCACCTCCGAAGAGTTGGCAGCCCAACGGCGCGAGGCCCAGGCTGCCGACGCCCTGTCCGAGGCCATGCAGCTCCAGCACGACGGCGAGTTCCTCGACGTGGACACGGCCCTCGACTATCTGAACCAGGCCCTGGAGCTGGATCCGGACTTGGCAACCGCCCGCTACTACCGGGCGACCATTCTCTTTTCCAAGGGGCGGACCAGCGAAGCCCTGGTCGACGTGAACCGGACCATCGAACTGAAGCCCGACCACGTGAAGGCGTACTACACGCGCGGTTCCATCCTTCTGAGCATGGGCCGGTTTCGCGAGGCGGCACGGGACTTCACCGAAGTGATCCAGCATGACCCGTCCATTGCGGAAGCCTTTGTCCGGCGGGGCCTGTGCTACATGCAGCTGCACCGCGAGGACGAGGCCATCGACGACTTCGGCAGCGCCCTGGCCCTCAATCCCGCCAATCTGGAGGCCAATTACAACCGGGGCATGGCCTATCTGGCCCGGAAGGAGTATGAAGCCGCCTTCAGCGACCTGTCCCAGGCGTTCATTCTGGACTCGGACAACGTCCAACTGCTCTCCGCCAGAGCCCAGACCCTGCTCAAGCTCGGCCGGTACAAGCAGGCCGCGCGGGACTACCGCCGTGCCACCCAGTTGGAACCGAGCCAAAGCACCCTGTTCGGGCTGCTCGGCGAAGCTCTGGCCGGAGCCGGGGAGATGGACGACGCCATCGCGGCCGTGGAAAAGGCACTGACCATCGCACGCGCGCGGGGCGACAATTTCCTGGCCACCCAATACACGGACCAGCTGCGGCAGTATCGGGACAAAACCTACCCCTAG
- a CDS encoding helix-turn-helix domain-containing protein, with the protein MSDICLKGAKDICEAVGENPRNITELVRDKGLPAWKRDDKGSWRALPEDLQRWIREQRDRHISNYVFR; encoded by the coding sequence ATGTCGGATATATGTCTGAAAGGAGCGAAGGATATCTGCGAGGCTGTTGGCGAAAATCCGCGCAACATCACGGAATTGGTTCGGGACAAGGGGCTGCCCGCCTGGAAAAGGGATGACAAGGGGTCGTGGCGCGCCCTGCCCGAGGATCTGCAGCGATGGATCCGCGAGCAGCGCGACCGGCACATCAGCAACTACGTGTTCAGGTAG
- a CDS encoding 2-amino-3,7-dideoxy-D-threo-hept-6-ulosonate synthase, with protein sequence MHIGKAIRLERIFNRNTMRTIIVPMDHGVTVGPIGGLEKMRDTVTNLVAGGANAGLVHKGQVKLGHRMQGRDFGCIVHLSAGTCLSPFPNVKRLVTTVEEAIRLGADAVSVHVNLGDETEGQMLMDLGRVAASASEWGMPLLAMVYARGPKVSNEYDPEIVAHCARVGAELGADVVKVNYPGSAESFAHVVECAGVPVVIAGGAKMDSTRDFLDMVRTSLDAGGSGLSVGRNVFQHHDTTRLVEVLNRIVHEDAPVDEAIKGYEDIL encoded by the coding sequence ATGCATATCGGAAAGGCCATCCGGCTGGAGAGGATTTTCAACCGCAATACCATGCGGACCATCATTGTGCCCATGGACCACGGCGTGACCGTGGGCCCCATCGGCGGACTCGAAAAGATGCGCGACACCGTCACCAACCTGGTGGCCGGCGGCGCCAACGCGGGACTGGTCCACAAGGGGCAGGTCAAGCTCGGCCACCGTATGCAGGGCCGTGATTTCGGCTGCATCGTGCATCTTTCGGCGGGCACCTGCCTGTCGCCGTTTCCCAATGTGAAGCGACTGGTGACCACGGTTGAGGAGGCCATCCGCCTCGGCGCGGACGCAGTCAGCGTGCACGTCAACCTCGGTGACGAAACCGAGGGCCAGATGCTCATGGACCTGGGTCGCGTGGCCGCCTCGGCCTCGGAATGGGGCATGCCCCTGCTGGCCATGGTCTATGCGCGCGGCCCCAAGGTCTCGAACGAGTACGATCCTGAGATCGTGGCCCACTGCGCCCGGGTGGGCGCGGAATTGGGCGCGGACGTGGTCAAGGTCAACTACCCCGGCAGCGCCGAGAGCTTCGCCCACGTGGTCGAGTGCGCGGGCGTGCCCGTGGTCATTGCCGGCGGGGCCAAGATGGACTCCACTCGCGACTTCCTGGACATGGTCCGCACTTCGCTGGACGCGGGTGGTTCCGGCCTGTCCGTGGGGCGCAACGTGTTCCAGCACCACGACACCACCCGGTTGGTGGAAGTCCTCAACCGTATTGTCCACGAGGATGCCCCGGTTGACGAGGCGATCAAGGGATACGAGGATATTTTGTAA
- a CDS encoding flavin reductase family protein — translation MKKSLGPNTLAQPTPVWAVGSYDEAGKPNAMIAAWGGICGSDPACLTVSVRPSRHTYEGILKHKAFTVSVSSVPVAAEADYLGMASGSKVDKFAVTGLTPVKGEFVDAPYIEEFPLVIECELKETVDLNVHVMFVGEIKDVKCDEDKLADGKYPDPEKVLPLIFSPGTRTYHTVGEKVGKGFDLGKKYLKKD, via the coding sequence ATGAAAAAATCACTCGGTCCCAATACCCTGGCCCAACCCACCCCTGTCTGGGCAGTGGGTTCCTACGATGAAGCGGGCAAACCCAACGCCATGATCGCGGCATGGGGAGGCATCTGCGGCTCGGATCCGGCCTGCCTGACCGTGTCCGTGCGTCCGTCCCGCCATACCTACGAGGGCATCCTCAAGCACAAGGCCTTCACCGTGTCCGTAAGCTCGGTCCCGGTGGCTGCGGAAGCGGATTATCTGGGGATGGCTTCGGGCAGCAAGGTGGACAAATTCGCGGTCACGGGTCTGACCCCGGTCAAAGGCGAATTCGTGGATGCCCCGTATATCGAGGAGTTCCCGCTGGTCATCGAGTGCGAACTCAAGGAGACCGTGGACCTGAATGTGCACGTCATGTTTGTTGGCGAGATCAAGGACGTGAAGTGCGACGAGGACAAACTGGCCGACGGCAAGTACCCGGACCCGGAAAAGGTTCTGCCTTTGATATTCTCCCCCGGCACCCGCACCTACCACACCGTGGGCGAAAAGGTCGGCAAGGGGTTTGATCTGGGCAAAAAATACCTCAAGAAGGACTAG
- a CDS encoding cystathionine gamma-synthase family protein, protein MSQERKYAVGTEAVWGGEDRLFEGNATQVPVVHSVSFGYDDMDEWLDVALGNQPGHIYSRNTNPTVSVFEEKVRLLEGGEAATSASSGMGIISNALFALLKPGDRVVSVKDTYGGTNRMFTEFLPRINVDVTLCDTTDHAAIEAEVAKGCAVLYLETPTNPTIKILDIERLARAGKAVGAVVMADNTFATPINQNPLALGADLVLHSATKYLGGHADALGGVAVGSAELIKTIYSYREIVGNVLEPMSAYLLLRGMKTLHLRVERQNANALEIARFLEGHPGVEKVFYPGLESHPGYEIARRQMRGFGGMLSFVAKGGTYADACRVLSGLKLARRAANLGAVETIAGPPATTSHVECTREERAAMGIPESLIRYSVGIEDVEDLKADLDRALRQDA, encoded by the coding sequence ATGAGCCAGGAGAGGAAATACGCCGTGGGGACCGAAGCGGTCTGGGGCGGCGAGGACAGATTGTTCGAGGGCAACGCCACCCAGGTGCCGGTGGTGCACAGCGTATCGTTCGGTTACGACGACATGGACGAATGGCTGGATGTGGCTTTGGGCAACCAGCCGGGACATATATACTCACGCAACACCAACCCCACGGTGTCGGTGTTCGAGGAGAAGGTCCGGCTGCTGGAGGGCGGTGAGGCGGCAACAAGCGCGTCGTCCGGCATGGGCATCATTTCCAATGCGCTGTTCGCGCTGCTGAAACCGGGCGACCGGGTGGTTTCGGTCAAGGACACCTACGGCGGCACGAACCGGATGTTCACGGAATTTCTGCCCCGGATAAACGTGGACGTGACCTTGTGCGACACCACGGACCATGCGGCCATCGAGGCCGAGGTCGCCAAGGGGTGCGCGGTGCTCTACCTGGAAACCCCGACCAATCCGACCATCAAGATCCTCGATATCGAGCGACTGGCCAGGGCGGGCAAGGCGGTGGGAGCCGTGGTCATGGCGGACAACACGTTCGCCACGCCGATAAACCAGAATCCGCTGGCACTGGGCGCCGACCTGGTGCTGCACAGCGCGACCAAGTACCTGGGCGGGCACGCGGACGCATTGGGCGGCGTGGCCGTAGGCAGCGCCGAACTGATAAAGACCATCTACTCGTACCGCGAAATCGTGGGCAACGTGCTGGAGCCCATGAGCGCCTATCTGTTGCTGCGCGGCATGAAAACGCTGCACTTGCGCGTTGAGCGGCAGAACGCCAACGCCCTGGAGATCGCCCGGTTCCTGGAAGGCCATCCCGGGGTGGAGAAGGTGTTCTACCCGGGGCTGGAATCCCATCCGGGATACGAGATCGCGCGCAGACAGATGCGCGGCTTCGGCGGGATGTTGAGTTTCGTGGCCAAGGGCGGGACGTATGCGGACGCCTGCCGGGTGTTGTCCGGGCTGAAGCTGGCACGACGCGCGGCGAACCTGGGCGCGGTGGAGACCATTGCCGGACCGCCCGCGACCACCAGCCATGTGGAGTGCACCAGGGAGGAGCGGGCGGCCATGGGCATTCCGGAGAGCCTGATCCGCTATTCCGTGGGTATCGAGGACGTGGAAGACCTGAAAGCGGACCTGGACCGGGCTTTGCGACAGGACGCTTGA